A genomic region of Ignavibacteria bacterium contains the following coding sequences:
- a CDS encoding DEAD/DEAH box helicase family protein yields MSNFITNNQTKNLHKRLIELISKSYELKFLVGFFYFSGLKELYEGLKNNPETILKVLVGLNVDKTNKGLIEFADLHESKTDNEKLVEYLNSLKASINTDLFDNRDFYEQVKFFIKKIEEDKLFIRKTREPNHSKLYLFYLNETGRNRIFITGSSNLTKSGIRIQNEFNVEISDYGFEDAERYFDQLWDSSLIITEDLENKERLINLIKNQTHIREISPFEAYALILKSYLETYESKDISSVIIRLLEKSNYKVYQYQLDAIKQALAIIENHNGVLIADVVGLGKSIIACAVAKSLKKRGIVICPPGLIGDRNKNGGWVKYLDDFELYDWEARSLGELENILEYVNKHDDIEVIIIDEAHRFRNEDTQGYELLKNICRNKIVILLTATPFNNKPSDVLSLLKLFITPKKSTITLDNDLLTTFRILGNLFDGLAYISRYHDSKDNDKKRRALKIFRSIFNENSIDLRKVKTSTRRLAKEIREVIEPVTIRRNRLDLLKHPVYKNEVKDFSKVQDPIEWWYELTPAQLNFYDEVILNYFEDPDMGGRFSGAIYRPFEYEKGFLRDKTELTEEENREYIQQRNLFDIMRRLLVKRFESSFGAFQQSMNNFKSVTEKVLSFIKKTGGGNLFEGEYILDRDLLERIVEKGDEEIEKALIEYEQKINAGVLPKKHKRYKIKDFRYKEKFINDIKSDIKLFDEILDKLSKLQLVENDPKSKCVFEKIVDVFNQKNHNEPIRKIVIFSEYADTIKYLQDRLSKINPEISRRTLVVSGNLPDTKWKEILENFDASYKEQKDDYDLLLTTDKLSEGFNLNRAGMIINYDIPWNPVRVIQRLGRINRISKKVFDEIYIVNFFPTEQGADLIKSREIAQTKMFMIHNTLGEDSKVFDIDEEPSPANLYSKLMTNPEKIDEESFYTKVYSLFNEIKENYPQTIEKLKDIPKRIKVSKEFNENEMIVFYKKNKLYVKRAYYSNSKLQIEESSLEDVLEKIRCDYNTKGLEIDETFWDMYEKVKMSKAEYRESPKNKSLEQSALNKLNFLIKIDKDDINSLKNFLRTLKEDIIDYGTLPDYTLRRIANLKTEKFEKGEPNDVIEELTEIKKELGEDYLDKEKERLKIQEREIIIAVRNILPESGKLDLM; encoded by the coding sequence ATGAGTAACTTCATCACAAACAATCAAACAAAAAATTTGCACAAGAGATTAATTGAATTGATCTCAAAAAGTTATGAACTGAAATTCCTGGTCGGTTTTTTTTACTTTTCGGGTTTGAAGGAGCTTTACGAAGGATTAAAAAACAATCCTGAAACAATACTTAAAGTTTTAGTGGGATTAAATGTCGATAAAACAAATAAAGGTCTAATTGAATTTGCTGACCTTCATGAATCAAAAACAGATAATGAAAAATTAGTCGAGTATTTAAATTCACTTAAAGCTTCAATTAACACAGATCTATTTGATAATCGTGATTTTTACGAACAGGTAAAATTTTTTATTAAGAAGATTGAAGAAGATAAGTTATTTATTAGAAAAACAAGAGAGCCCAATCATTCAAAGCTTTATTTATTTTATTTAAACGAAACAGGAAGAAACAGAATATTTATAACTGGAAGTTCTAATCTTACAAAGAGCGGCATTCGAATACAAAACGAATTTAATGTTGAAATATCTGATTACGGATTTGAAGATGCTGAAAGATATTTTGATCAATTATGGGATTCATCTCTAATTATTACTGAAGATCTTGAAAATAAAGAACGATTAATTAATCTAATCAAAAATCAAACACATATTAGAGAAATATCTCCTTTTGAGGCTTATGCTTTAATTCTAAAAAGTTACCTCGAAACTTATGAATCTAAAGACATCAGTTCGGTTATTATAAGACTTCTGGAAAAAAGTAATTACAAAGTTTATCAATATCAACTCGATGCAATTAAACAGGCACTTGCAATAATTGAAAATCATAACGGCGTTTTAATTGCTGATGTGGTCGGACTTGGCAAATCAATTATAGCTTGTGCAGTGGCTAAAAGTTTGAAGAAAAGAGGCATAGTTATATGCCCGCCTGGTTTGATTGGAGACAGAAATAAAAATGGTGGATGGGTCAAGTATTTAGATGATTTTGAACTATATGATTGGGAAGCAAGGTCATTGGGAGAACTTGAAAATATTCTGGAATATGTTAACAAGCACGATGATATAGAAGTCATTATTATTGATGAAGCTCACCGTTTTAGAAATGAAGACACTCAAGGTTATGAATTGCTTAAAAATATTTGCAGGAACAAAATTGTAATTCTCTTAACTGCAACTCCTTTTAATAATAAACCATCTGATGTTTTATCGTTGCTTAAATTATTCATCACACCCAAAAAGTCAACAATTACACTCGATAATGATTTACTAACTACTTTCCGAATCCTTGGGAATTTGTTTGATGGATTGGCTTACATCTCTCGTTATCATGATTCGAAAGACAATGATAAAAAAAGAAGAGCATTAAAAATATTTAGGAGTATTTTTAATGAAAATTCAATTGATCTTAGAAAAGTTAAAACGAGCACTCGAAGACTTGCTAAGGAAATTCGGGAAGTTATTGAACCAGTAACCATAAGAAGAAACAGACTTGACTTATTAAAACATCCAGTTTATAAAAATGAAGTAAAAGATTTTTCAAAAGTTCAGGATCCCATTGAATGGTGGTATGAACTCACTCCTGCACAATTAAATTTTTATGATGAAGTTATTCTAAATTATTTTGAAGATCCTGATATGGGAGGAAGATTTTCTGGGGCAATTTATCGCCCATTTGAATATGAAAAAGGATTTCTAAGAGATAAAACAGAACTTACAGAAGAAGAAAATCGTGAATACATCCAACAGCGAAACCTGTTCGATATTATGAGAAGGCTGCTTGTTAAGAGATTTGAAAGTTCATTTGGAGCTTTTCAACAGAGTATGAACAACTTTAAATCTGTTACAGAAAAGGTATTAAGTTTTATTAAAAAAACCGGTGGCGGTAATTTATTTGAAGGAGAATATATTTTAGACAGAGATCTACTCGAAAGAATTGTTGAAAAAGGCGATGAAGAAATTGAAAAAGCATTAATTGAATATGAACAAAAAATAAATGCGGGTGTTCTACCTAAAAAACATAAAAGATATAAGATTAAAGACTTTAGATATAAAGAAAAATTTATTAACGATATTAAGTCAGATATTAAGCTATTCGATGAAATTCTTGATAAGCTATCTAAACTTCAGCTTGTTGAAAATGACCCAAAGTCGAAATGCGTTTTCGAAAAAATTGTAGATGTTTTCAATCAAAAAAATCATAACGAACCAATCAGAAAAATTGTGATTTTTTCAGAATATGCGGATACAATAAAATACTTACAGGATAGGTTAAGCAAAATTAATCCAGAAATTTCTAGAAGAACTCTAGTTGTATCAGGAAATCTTCCAGATACAAAGTGGAAAGAAATTCTAGAAAATTTTGATGCATCCTATAAAGAGCAAAAAGATGATTATGATTTACTACTTACTACTGACAAGTTAAGTGAAGGATTTAATCTTAATCGTGCAGGAATGATTATCAATTATGACATACCATGGAATCCCGTTAGAGTAATTCAAAGGCTTGGTCGTATTAATAGAATTAGTAAAAAAGTTTTTGATGAAATCTACATTGTCAATTTTTTCCCGACTGAACAAGGAGCTGATTTAATAAAGTCCCGTGAAATTGCCCAAACAAAAATGTTTATGATTCATAATACACTTGGAGAAGATTCAAAGGTTTTTGATATAGACGAAGAACCATCACCCGCCAATCTTTATAGTAAATTAATGACCAATCCTGAAAAAATTGATGAAGAAAGTTTCTACACGAAAGTTTACTCACTTTTCAATGAAATCAAAGAGAATTATCCTCAAACAATTGAAAAATTAAAAGATATACCTAAGCGAATTAAGGTCTCCAAAGAATTCAATGAAAACGAGATGATAGTCTTTTATAAGAAAAATAAACTTTATGTAAAAAGAGCATATTATTCAAACAGCAAATTACAAATTGAAGAATCTTCCCTTGAAGATGTACTTGAAAAAATAAGATGCGATTACAATACTAAAGGACTTGAAATTGATGAAACTTTCTGGGACATGTATGAAAAAGTAAAAATGTCAAAAGCCGAGTATAGAGAATCTCCTAAAAATAAGAGTCTTGAGCAGTCAGCGTTAAACAAATTAAATTTTCTAATAAAGATTGATAAAGATGATATAAATTCACTTAAAAACTTTTTAAGAACTTTAAAGGAAGATATAATTGATTACGGAACTTTACCTGATTATACATTACGAAGGATAGCAAATCTTAAAACTGAAAAATTTGAAAAAGGAGAACCAAATGATGTAATTGAAGAATTAACTGAGATCAAAAAAGAACTTGGTGAAGATTATTTGGATAAAGAAAAAGAAAGATTAAAAATACAGGAAAGAGAAATTATTATAGCGGTTAGAAATATTCTGCCTGAGTCGGGTAAACTGGATTTAATGTAA
- a CDS encoding NADH-quinone oxidoreductase subunit A produces the protein MITEFGKILVFLILAILFVALAFIVNRIIRPARPTREKLLTYECGENPIGTPWIKFNVRFYVVALIFLLFDVEITLLIPWALVYKEFGWYGFIVGFIFLFILMLGMLYEWRKGDLDWVKPEVKPKDLKTVLEEFEKEYGKI, from the coding sequence ATGATAACAGAGTTTGGTAAAATTCTAGTCTTCTTAATTCTCGCGATTCTATTCGTAGCGCTCGCCTTCATAGTCAATCGAATCATCAGACCCGCCAGACCAACAAGAGAAAAATTATTAACGTACGAATGCGGTGAAAATCCAATCGGAACTCCATGGATTAAATTCAATGTACGATTTTATGTTGTCGCTTTGATCTTCCTCCTTTTTGATGTTGAAATAACTTTGCTAATTCCTTGGGCGCTTGTGTATAAAGAATTTGGATGGTATGGTTTTATCGTTGGATTTATTTTCTTATTTATCCTTATGCTCGGTATGTTGTATGAATGGAGAAAAGGAGATCTGGATTGGGTCAAACCCGAAGTCAAACCAAAAGATTTAAAAACTGTTTTAGAAGAATTTGAAAAAGAATACGGGAAAATCTGA
- a CDS encoding NADH-quinone oxidoreductase subunit B codes for MGILDKEFTESNIVITKFDDLMNWARLSSLWQMTFGLACCAIEMMATSASHYDFDRFGVIPRPSPRQADIIIISGTVTLKMALRIKRLYEQMPEPKYIISMGSCANCGGPYWNHGYHVLKGVDRIIPVDVYVPGCPPRPEALLEGLLKLQEKIRNQSLVKKTV; via the coding sequence ATGGGAATTTTAGATAAAGAATTTACAGAATCGAATATAGTTATTACCAAGTTTGATGATTTGATGAACTGGGCTCGACTTTCTTCTTTATGGCAAATGACATTTGGACTTGCCTGCTGTGCAATCGAAATGATGGCTACATCAGCATCTCATTATGATTTCGATAGATTCGGAGTAATTCCTCGACCAAGTCCAAGACAGGCTGATATCATTATCATTTCTGGAACCGTGACTCTCAAAATGGCTCTTCGAATAAAAAGACTTTATGAACAAATGCCAGAGCCAAAGTACATAATTTCAATGGGAAGCTGTGCAAATTGTGGAGGCCCTTACTGGAATCATGGTTATCATGTTTTGAAAGGTGTCGATAGAATTATTCCCGTTGATGTTTATGTCCCTGGCTGCCCTCCAAGACCAGAAGCTTTGCTCGAAGGTTTACTTAAACTACAGGAAAAAATCAGGAATCAATCTCTCGTAAAGAAAACGGTTTAA
- a CDS encoding NADH-quinone oxidoreductase subunit C encodes MTAQEILEIIKAKFPEEQFELKENIGGEILIVPAKILKDLCFFLRDDERLSFDVLMNLSGLDLADGEKKKLEDGTIEIVGGHLATVYHLHSMKYNHKLTLKVLLPRENPVVPSVERVWRAADWHEREAYDLFGIIFEGHHDLRRILLPEDWEGHPLRKDYKVQEFYQGMKVPY; translated from the coding sequence ATGACTGCACAAGAAATTTTAGAAATCATAAAAGCAAAATTTCCAGAAGAACAATTCGAATTAAAAGAAAATATCGGCGGTGAAATTCTAATCGTACCAGCCAAGATTTTAAAAGATTTATGTTTCTTCCTTCGTGATGATGAAAGACTTTCTTTTGATGTGCTTATGAATTTATCAGGTTTAGATCTTGCAGATGGCGAAAAGAAAAAACTGGAAGATGGAACAATTGAAATAGTCGGCGGACATTTAGCAACTGTCTATCATCTTCATTCAATGAAATACAATCACAAATTGACTTTAAAAGTTTTACTTCCGAGAGAAAATCCTGTTGTCCCTTCCGTTGAACGCGTATGGCGAGCTGCTGACTGGCATGAAAGAGAAGCTTATGATTTATTTGGAATTATTTTCGAAGGTCACCACGATTTAAGAAGAATCTTATTACCTGAAGATTGGGAAGGTCATCCTCTTCGAAAAGATTACAAAGTCCAAGAATTTTATCAAGGAATGAAGGTTCCATACTAA